In the Candidatus Electrothrix sp. GW3-4 genome, one interval contains:
- the secA gene encoding preprotein translocase subunit SecA: protein MIGKALTKVFGSKNDREVKVLRKVVEQINALEPSVEPLSDIQLQEKTTEFKKRYRDGETLDELLPEAFAVCREAAKRVLGERHYDVQLIGGIVLHQGKIAEMKTGEGKTLTSTAAVYLNALTGKGVHVVTVNDYLASRDVEWMGKLYHFLGLSTGAIVHDMDDAARKEAYDADVTYGTNNEFGFDYLRDNMKFDTADFCQRGFHFAIVDEVDSILIDEARTPLIISGPADMSTDMYLKVDRIMKNFKEDEHYTKDEKARQALLTDEGVILGEELLGVDNLYDPSNINQLHHVNQALKAHVLFQRDVDYIVKNGEVIIVDEFTGRTMEGRRYSDGLHQALEAKEGVKIEKENQTLASITFQNYFRMYDKLAGMTGTADTEAPEFKKIYDLDVIIIPTNRDMARKDYADVIYKNQAAKYRAIVREIKELHGKGQPVLVGTISIDVSEKISRMLKKERIPHEVLNAKHHEREAEIIADAGQTGKITIATNMAGRGTDIKLGQGVREAGGLHILGTSRHESRRIDNQLRGRSGRQGDPGSSRFFLSLEDDLLRIFGSGKLGTIMDKLGMEEDEPIEHSMISKAIENAQRKVEGHNFDIRKHLLEYDDVMNKQREVIYSQRRKVLESEDVREIIEDMIQDLVDDLVDETAQDRKHPEDWEWDALNDRVEELFNIKPGWLATDPTEVTAESLQETLQTVAEQAYKAQDERNRADQMRQIERMVLLQMVDTLWKEHLLNMDHLKEGIGLRGYGQKNPLDEYKKEGYDLFLSMIETVKEQTITTLMHVRILQSEEVDRFEEEQRRKQEAELEQARLSAASSGSGDEGPKTVRRDSDKIGRNAPCPCGSGQKYKKCCGKLS, encoded by the coding sequence ATGATAGGCAAAGCGTTAACCAAAGTATTCGGCAGCAAAAATGATCGCGAGGTCAAGGTATTGCGCAAGGTGGTCGAGCAGATCAATGCGCTGGAACCCTCTGTAGAGCCGCTCAGCGACATTCAGTTACAGGAAAAAACAACGGAATTCAAAAAACGGTATAGAGATGGAGAGACCTTAGACGAGCTCCTGCCCGAGGCCTTTGCGGTCTGCCGGGAGGCTGCCAAACGGGTCCTGGGCGAGCGCCATTACGATGTCCAGCTCATCGGCGGTATTGTCCTCCACCAGGGCAAGATTGCCGAGATGAAGACCGGTGAGGGCAAGACCCTGACCTCCACTGCTGCGGTCTATCTTAATGCCCTCACCGGCAAGGGCGTCCATGTGGTCACGGTCAATGATTATCTGGCGAGCCGTGACGTGGAATGGATGGGCAAGCTCTACCATTTTCTCGGCCTGAGCACTGGGGCCATTGTCCATGATATGGATGATGCTGCCCGCAAGGAGGCCTATGACGCAGATGTCACCTACGGGACCAATAACGAGTTCGGCTTTGACTATCTGCGCGATAATATGAAATTCGACACAGCGGATTTCTGCCAGCGCGGGTTCCATTTCGCCATTGTTGACGAGGTGGACTCCATCCTGATTGATGAGGCTCGAACGCCCCTGATCATCTCCGGCCCAGCAGACATGTCCACGGACATGTACCTCAAAGTGGATCGGATCATGAAAAACTTCAAAGAGGATGAACATTACACCAAGGATGAAAAGGCCCGCCAGGCCCTGCTCACCGATGAAGGGGTCATACTTGGCGAAGAATTGCTCGGTGTAGATAACCTCTATGATCCCAGCAATATTAACCAGCTCCACCATGTCAACCAGGCCCTCAAGGCCCATGTCCTGTTTCAACGGGATGTGGACTACATCGTCAAGAACGGTGAGGTGATCATTGTTGATGAATTCACCGGTCGAACCATGGAGGGACGTCGCTATTCGGACGGGCTCCATCAGGCCCTGGAAGCCAAGGAAGGGGTCAAGATCGAAAAGGAAAACCAGACCCTGGCCTCTATCACCTTTCAGAACTATTTCCGCATGTACGACAAGCTGGCAGGCATGACCGGAACAGCGGACACAGAAGCGCCTGAGTTTAAAAAGATCTATGATCTGGACGTGATCATCATCCCCACCAACCGGGATATGGCCCGCAAGGATTATGCGGATGTTATTTACAAAAATCAGGCAGCCAAGTATCGGGCCATTGTCCGGGAGATCAAAGAACTGCATGGCAAAGGCCAGCCCGTGCTGGTGGGCACGATCTCTATTGATGTCTCGGAAAAGATCTCCAGGATGCTCAAAAAGGAACGCATCCCCCATGAAGTACTGAACGCCAAGCATCATGAGCGAGAGGCGGAAATCATCGCTGACGCTGGCCAGACAGGGAAGATCACCATTGCCACCAATATGGCCGGGCGTGGTACTGACATCAAGCTGGGCCAAGGGGTACGCGAAGCAGGTGGTCTCCATATTCTGGGCACCAGTCGCCATGAATCCCGCCGCATCGACAACCAGCTGCGGGGTCGTTCCGGCCGCCAGGGCGATCCGGGCTCCTCCCGTTTTTTCCTTTCGCTGGAAGATGACCTGTTGCGGATCTTTGGTTCTGGAAAACTCGGTACGATCATGGATAAACTGGGCATGGAAGAGGATGAGCCCATTGAGCACAGCATGATCTCTAAGGCCATTGAAAACGCCCAACGTAAGGTGGAAGGCCATAACTTTGATATCCGAAAGCATTTGCTGGAATATGATGATGTCATGAACAAGCAGCGTGAGGTCATCTACAGTCAACGCCGTAAGGTTCTGGAAAGCGAGGATGTCCGCGAGATTATCGAGGACATGATCCAGGATCTGGTTGACGACCTGGTTGACGAGACGGCCCAGGATCGCAAACATCCTGAAGATTGGGAATGGGACGCCTTAAACGACCGGGTTGAGGAGCTGTTCAATATCAAACCGGGCTGGCTGGCTACTGACCCCACGGAAGTGACTGCTGAATCCTTACAGGAAACCTTGCAGACAGTTGCTGAGCAGGCTTATAAAGCTCAGGATGAACGCAACCGGGCTGACCAGATGCGTCAGATTGAACGGATGGTTCTCCTCCAGATGGTGGATACCCTGTGGAAGGAACATCTGCTTAATATGGATCACCTGAAGGAAGGCATTGGCCTACGTGGCTATGGTCAGAAAAACCCCTTGGATGAGTATAAAAAAGAGGGCTATGACCTCTTCCTCTCCATGATCGAGACGGTGAAGGAGCAGACCATCACCACCCTGATGCATGTTCGGATTCTCCAAAGCGAGGAAGTGGATCGCTTTGAAGAGGAGCAGCGACGCAAACAGGAAGCAGAGCTGGAACAGGCCAGACTGTCTGCCGCTTCATCGGGATCTGGGGACGAGGGCCCAAAGACGGTCCGTCGAGATAGCGATAAAATTGGTCGTAATGCTCCCTGTCCTTGTGGCTCTGGTCAGAAGTATAAAAAATGTTGCGGAAAGTTGAGTTAA
- a CDS encoding PilZ domain-containing protein — translation MEEQNRRRFSRVHLQWAVRLDFGVVEYKRFVHNVSLSGLYIEGDFRQMLGDVCIISLKQSGLFSGEFVQAVGTIARISEHGVAVEFLSMKLDSFFFLQATLFCKAVNPSRLGREFITHNIFELEGDLILFEPFTMDV, via the coding sequence ATGGAAGAACAAAATAGGCGGAGATTTTCACGAGTACATCTCCAATGGGCTGTTCGGCTTGACTTTGGTGTCGTGGAGTATAAGCGCTTTGTTCATAATGTCAGTCTGAGTGGATTGTATATTGAGGGCGATTTCCGGCAGATGCTTGGAGATGTCTGCATAATCAGCCTGAAACAATCCGGCCTTTTTTCTGGAGAATTTGTCCAGGCAGTCGGAACCATTGCCAGGATTTCCGAGCATGGTGTGGCAGTCGAATTCCTTTCTATGAAGCTGGATAGCTTCTTCTTCCTGCAAGCAACACTTTTTTGTAAGGCTGTCAACCCCTCCCGCCTGGGAAGAGAGTTTATCACCCATAATATTTTTGAGCTTGAGGGCGATCTTATCCTGTTTGAGCCCTTTACTATGGACGTTTGA
- a CDS encoding DUF4434 domain-containing protein, translating into MKDIQYSRLPSIFFLTALIIAHSALLTMAGEPRIHGFFVQPSLGYGATNDVKFSSQEEYDQWLQSMADTGAEMLFYQWVTHYENTPPTWYIDAYGGSPETDFAFYNPSSATINGIPTQGWVTPTEWTGSPNRGGKEPVNYLLDAAQKAGIKVWLGLYLNEGEDSPYNWWNAITDPTLSTEDIEAIEHHVERSIAVVNDLAQQYGDHPALGGFYYSIEIANIAFIPSINHPYLASILDRVAKAVHTALPEKQLAICPFFNTGLPTTAQEFGDMLEYALKNSELDILMLQDGVGVDPHTLTPTNDKVTKYFMAARNAAVAAGKPLWGNAELFTNQGTREAPQLIPSSMEKIRLQLETMAPHVDKIVSFDFHFMDPNDAYTFDPLLGDSAEDDSAMRQVLYDGYTAYWQEWHEQQRRAALPAVFSLLLQEEAAE; encoded by the coding sequence ATGAAAGATATACAATACAGCCGACTACCTTCTATCTTTTTCCTGACTGCTCTGATAATCGCTCACAGTGCCCTGCTGACAATGGCAGGAGAACCACGTATTCATGGCTTCTTTGTCCAGCCCTCCCTGGGCTACGGAGCAACAAATGATGTAAAATTTTCCAGCCAGGAAGAGTACGATCAATGGCTGCAAAGCATGGCCGATACCGGAGCAGAAATGCTCTTTTATCAATGGGTGACCCATTACGAAAACACACCGCCTACCTGGTACATCGATGCCTATGGTGGCAGCCCAGAAACGGACTTTGCCTTTTACAACCCCTCCTCTGCCACCATCAACGGCATTCCAACCCAAGGTTGGGTCACCCCGACCGAATGGACCGGATCGCCTAATCGAGGCGGCAAGGAGCCGGTTAACTACCTGCTTGATGCAGCGCAAAAGGCCGGGATCAAGGTCTGGCTGGGCCTCTATCTCAATGAAGGAGAGGATTCACCCTATAACTGGTGGAACGCTATCACAGACCCGACACTCAGCACGGAGGATATCGAAGCCATAGAGCACCATGTGGAGCGCTCCATCGCGGTGGTGAACGATCTTGCTCAGCAATACGGCGATCATCCAGCCCTTGGCGGATTCTACTACTCCATCGAAATTGCCAACATTGCCTTTATCCCATCAATAAATCACCCGTACCTTGCCTCAATCCTGGATAGAGTTGCCAAGGCCGTTCACACAGCCCTACCGGAAAAGCAACTCGCCATCTGCCCCTTTTTTAACACCGGGCTTCCAACAACAGCGCAAGAATTCGGTGACATGTTGGAGTATGCACTAAAAAACAGCGAACTGGATATCCTCATGCTCCAGGATGGCGTTGGCGTGGATCCTCACACCCTGACACCGACAAACGACAAAGTGACAAAATATTTTATGGCAGCCCGCAATGCCGCCGTTGCTGCGGGTAAGCCGCTCTGGGGCAATGCAGAGCTCTTCACAAACCAGGGCACCAGGGAGGCCCCGCAGCTTATTCCCTCCAGCATGGAAAAAATCCGCCTCCAACTGGAGACAATGGCACCCCATGTTGACAAGATCGTCAGCTTTGATTTTCACTTTATGGACCCCAATGATGCCTACACCTTTGATCCCCTGTTAGGCGACTCAGCAGAAGACGACAGCGCAATGCGTCAGGTGCTATATGACGGCTATACAGCCTACTGGCAGGAATGGCATGAACAGCAGAGAAGGGCAGCCCTGCCAGCTGTTTTCAGTTTACTGCTGCAAGAGGAGGCTGCGGAGTGA
- a CDS encoding DUF4395 domain-containing protein — protein MNLMCPVSFKQINENAVRINAALAFLSILFFLLTSWKWIILVVGVDFFIRGFLNPQYSLFANISKGILSILKIKPVMVDACPKIFAAKIGFLFCCLLTAAWIFNLEQTALAAGAIFMTCAALEAAFKFCVACQIYPLIYSLKEAKADQ, from the coding sequence ATGAATCTTATGTGCCCTGTATCCTTCAAGCAGATCAACGAAAATGCTGTACGAATCAATGCGGCGCTGGCGTTTCTGTCCATCCTTTTCTTTCTGCTGACATCCTGGAAATGGATTATTCTGGTTGTTGGGGTGGATTTCTTTATCCGTGGTTTTCTCAACCCTCAGTACAGCCTGTTTGCCAATATCAGCAAGGGCATTCTGAGCATCCTCAAAATCAAACCGGTCATGGTCGATGCCTGTCCTAAGATCTTTGCCGCAAAAATAGGATTTCTCTTCTGCTGCCTGCTCACAGCTGCATGGATCTTCAACCTTGAACAAACCGCCTTGGCCGCCGGAGCAATCTTTATGACCTGCGCTGCCCTTGAGGCCGCGTTTAAATTTTGCGTAGCCTGTCAGATATACCCCCTCATCTATAGTTTGAAAGAGGCAAAAGCCGATCAGTAG
- a CDS encoding YraN family protein: MIPPDCKKDARKATGRSGEDLAAQYLEQQGYTILERNYRLRIGEVDIIARDGEDLVFIEVKTRRTKRFGSPFEAVDIRKQQQIVKIASAYVHGREIPVRFDVVAVHLSKQGVRIEVLKNAFEGWS; this comes from the coding sequence ATGATCCCCCCGGATTGCAAAAAAGATGCCAGAAAAGCAACCGGACGTTCCGGTGAGGATCTGGCGGCGCAATACCTGGAACAACAGGGCTATACCATTCTGGAACGCAATTATCGCTTACGGATAGGCGAGGTCGATATCATCGCCCGCGATGGTGAAGATCTCGTCTTTATTGAGGTGAAAACCCGGCGCACGAAACGGTTCGGCAGTCCTTTTGAGGCCGTTGATATCCGTAAGCAGCAGCAGATTGTTAAAATTGCGTCCGCCTATGTCCATGGAAGGGAGATTCCTGTTCGCTTTGATGTGGTGGCCGTCCATCTCAGCAAGCAGGGTGTGCGCATTGAGGTACTCAAAAACGCCTTTGAAGGCTGGTCATAA
- the pdxA gene encoding 4-hydroxythreonine-4-phosphate dehydrogenase PdxA, whose protein sequence is MKPIAMTMGCPVGVGPEILLRFFKNLEEKTAFPPVVLGDLAVLARTAEQLQIQAELVPWHPGNEIRPGTVPVMELSQLNAKELQWGKPTRETSLAMAEYIRVAVEHTQDGDFAAMVTCPISKKALNNAGIHFPGHTEMLAHLTKTDHYRMMLAGSRLRVVLVTIHEPLAKISELLTIAEIQDCISMTAESLRKDFSIRSPKIAVAALNPHAGEQGMFGQEEIEIIQPALDQYEQGGNEAEISGPWPPDTIFYRAANHEFDAVVCMYHDQGLIPFKLLHFQDGVNVTLGLPIIRTSVDHGTAYDIAGQGKADPTSLEAAWQMAAHIANNRTGVHRHGKRYAGCL, encoded by the coding sequence ATGAAACCGATTGCCATGACCATGGGATGCCCCGTTGGGGTTGGCCCGGAGATTCTCCTTCGTTTTTTTAAAAATCTTGAGGAAAAGACAGCGTTCCCTCCCGTTGTCCTTGGGGACCTTGCTGTCCTTGCCCGCACAGCCGAACAACTCCAGATCCAAGCAGAACTGGTTCCCTGGCATCCTGGCAACGAAATCAGACCGGGCACTGTGCCAGTTATGGAGCTCTCCCAGCTCAATGCCAAAGAGCTGCAATGGGGCAAACCGACCCGGGAGACCTCGCTTGCTATGGCAGAGTACATTCGTGTGGCGGTCGAACATACCCAGGACGGAGACTTTGCTGCTATGGTGACCTGCCCTATCTCCAAAAAAGCGCTGAATAATGCAGGAATCCATTTTCCCGGTCACACCGAGATGTTAGCCCATCTGACCAAGACCGATCATTACCGGATGATGCTGGCAGGTTCCCGGCTGCGGGTGGTCTTGGTCACCATTCACGAGCCTTTGGCAAAGATCTCTGAGCTCTTGACCATTGCGGAAATCCAGGATTGCATCAGCATGACAGCCGAGTCATTGCGTAAAGATTTTTCCATCCGCTCCCCCAAGATAGCCGTGGCTGCCCTCAACCCCCACGCTGGCGAGCAGGGTATGTTCGGGCAGGAGGAAATTGAGATCATCCAACCCGCCCTGGACCAATATGAGCAAGGGGGTAACGAAGCCGAGATCAGTGGTCCCTGGCCTCCAGACACCATCTTTTACAGGGCTGCCAACCATGAGTTTGATGCCGTGGTCTGTATGTACCACGACCAGGGATTAATCCCCTTTAAGCTGCTCCATTTCCAGGACGGCGTCAACGTCACCTTAGGGCTGCCCATTATCCGCACCTCTGTGGATCACGGTACGGCCTATGATATTGCAGGCCAGGGCAAGGCAGACCCGACCAGCCTGGAGGCGGCCTGGCAAATGGCGGCGCATATTGCCAACAACAGAACAGGAGTACACAGGCATGGAAAACGGTATGCTGGTTGCCTTTGA
- a CDS encoding DNA translocase FtsK 4TM domain-containing protein: protein MLKQYKQGTELYKESVAISCCFLGIFFFLSLVSYVLPIFAAQPTLPTAEGNWCGGVGFYTAFSLFSFVGVISFFPVLLLFYVAVAVFTVSATLDRLPFIFAGATGTLLAASGLLAGAEHIFFPPEFILPGGYLGDLLRSGLEGVLGAVGSVLLLVLLLIFSLMASIRFSPLASALWFWEQAPLVVEKISAGKEWTGEKIITWKTERQKRLETRPASLRIDRPVTALPVLQSAKKVFHSAEKSLEGAKELPAVHEPVKRETVMATESGETELDTSTARTGAFQRPPISLLEKNTQGDLEVDRQHYYTVSEKLVAKLLDFSVKGEVVGVSPGPVVTTYEFSPAAGVKINKIVNLADDLAMVLKVDRVRVVGSIPGKAAIGIEIPNPDRKTVFFRDILLSNAYRRSASFLTIALGVDAIGKPAVADLARMPHLLIAGATGAGKSVAINAFICSVLYKATPDMVRLLMIDPKRIELSVYEGIPHLLHPVVVEPKMASRALIWAVREMERRYKLLEEHRVKSFTSYNEVAEEKLPYIVIIVDELADLMMVASKDVETSIARLAQMARAAGMHIILATQRPSVDVLTGLIKANFPTRISFKVSSKVDSRTILDGSGAEHLLGLGDMLFLPPGAAKLQRIHGAFISEEETERIIAFLKQQGAAEYDETVLQMVEEESAGGEDGEAEYDEKYDEAVAVVTETGQASISMVQRRLRVGYNRAARMIEMMERDGVVGPSDGSRPREVLARGEYS, encoded by the coding sequence ATGCTTAAGCAATATAAACAGGGAACAGAACTGTATAAAGAATCAGTAGCCATTAGCTGTTGTTTTCTTGGAATTTTCTTTTTTCTCAGCCTTGTCAGTTATGTTTTGCCGATTTTTGCGGCACAACCGACATTGCCTACTGCAGAAGGGAATTGGTGCGGTGGTGTGGGCTTTTATACGGCCTTCTCCCTCTTTTCTTTTGTCGGGGTCATCTCGTTTTTTCCTGTTCTCCTTCTTTTCTACGTAGCAGTAGCGGTCTTTACGGTTTCGGCAACTCTTGATCGCCTTCCCTTTATTTTTGCAGGTGCTACTGGTACCCTGCTTGCGGCCTCCGGGCTGTTGGCCGGGGCAGAGCATATTTTTTTCCCTCCAGAATTCATCCTCCCTGGTGGATATTTGGGGGACCTGCTGCGCAGCGGCCTGGAAGGTGTCCTGGGAGCGGTGGGGTCTGTCCTGCTCTTGGTTTTGCTCCTGATCTTTTCCCTTATGGCTTCAATCCGTTTTTCTCCTCTTGCCTCGGCCCTCTGGTTCTGGGAGCAGGCCCCGCTGGTTGTGGAGAAAATCTCTGCGGGCAAGGAGTGGACAGGGGAGAAGATCATCACCTGGAAAACAGAGCGGCAGAAACGGCTGGAGACCCGGCCTGCTTCTCTCAGGATTGATCGTCCCGTGACTGCTCTGCCCGTGTTGCAATCTGCAAAGAAGGTGTTTCATTCTGCCGAAAAAAGCCTGGAAGGGGCCAAAGAATTACCAGCTGTTCATGAACCGGTCAAAAGAGAGACGGTGATGGCGACAGAGAGTGGCGAGACTGAATTGGACACCTCAACGGCGCGAACAGGGGCCTTTCAACGCCCCCCCATTTCCCTGCTTGAGAAAAATACCCAGGGGGATTTGGAGGTTGATCGACAGCATTATTACACAGTCAGTGAAAAACTGGTTGCCAAGCTACTGGATTTTTCAGTGAAAGGCGAGGTGGTCGGCGTTTCTCCTGGGCCAGTGGTTACTACCTATGAATTTTCCCCGGCTGCTGGCGTAAAGATTAATAAAATCGTCAACCTTGCCGATGACCTGGCCATGGTCCTTAAGGTGGATCGGGTCAGGGTGGTGGGGTCAATTCCCGGCAAGGCGGCTATTGGTATTGAGATTCCCAATCCAGATCGAAAGACGGTGTTCTTCCGGGATATCCTGCTGAGTAATGCCTATCGTCGTTCTGCCTCCTTCCTGACCATTGCCCTGGGCGTTGATGCCATTGGGAAACCGGCTGTGGCAGATCTGGCCAGGATGCCGCATCTGCTTATTGCTGGTGCCACCGGCGCTGGTAAGTCTGTGGCTATTAACGCCTTTATTTGTTCGGTCCTCTATAAGGCGACCCCGGACATGGTCCGCCTGCTGATGATTGATCCGAAGCGAATTGAGTTATCTGTCTACGAGGGCATTCCTCATCTCCTTCATCCGGTGGTGGTGGAACCGAAGATGGCCAGCCGGGCCCTGATCTGGGCGGTGCGGGAGATGGAGCGGCGCTATAAGTTGCTGGAAGAGCATCGGGTCAAGTCCTTTACCTCATATAATGAGGTCGCAGAAGAAAAGTTGCCCTATATTGTCATTATTGTCGACGAGTTGGCCGACCTGATGATGGTAGCCTCCAAGGATGTAGAGACCTCCATTGCCCGTCTGGCCCAGATGGCCCGAGCTGCGGGCATGCATATTATTCTGGCGACCCAGCGACCTTCCGTGGATGTCCTCACCGGTCTGATCAAGGCCAACTTTCCTACCAGGATCTCCTTCAAGGTCTCTTCCAAGGTGGATTCCCGAACCATCCTTGATGGGTCCGGGGCTGAGCATCTCCTGGGCCTGGGTGATATGCTTTTCCTCCCACCTGGGGCTGCCAAGCTGCAGCGTATTCATGGGGCCTTTATCTCTGAAGAGGAGACAGAACGGATTATTGCCTTTCTCAAACAACAGGGGGCAGCGGAGTATGATGAAACTGTGCTCCAGATGGTGGAAGAGGAATCTGCTGGTGGCGAGGATGGCGAGGCCGAGTATGATGAAAAATACGATGAGGCCGTGGCGGTGGTGACCGAGACCGGCCAGGCCTCTATCTCCATGGTTCAGCGGCGGCTGCGGGTGGGCTATAATCGAGCCGCCCGGATGATCGAGATGATGGAGCGGGATGGGGTGGTCGGTCCTTCAGACGGCTCCCGGCCCAGGGAGGTGCTGGCCCGAGGGGAGTATTCCTGA
- the amrB gene encoding AmmeMemoRadiSam system protein B — MLRQPVVTDRFYDGDPTRLHHSLHSLIPENLAKVEATAVLSPHAGYIYSGGVAGETFARINIPETVILLGPNHHGQGMPLAVGTQDWDMPLGRVPLAKELAEALLNSSALFTADDTAHRDEHSLEVQVPFLQYFQENLHILPVVVAQLSWQQCQQAANELAQAIQRFNHPTLLVASTDMTHYLSRQEATRQDQLALDRILELDAAGLYDTVLSHRISMCGIFPSTIALLAASALGARQAELVRYTDSGEASGDTEQVVGYAGVVIR, encoded by the coding sequence ATGCTTCGTCAACCCGTAGTTACGGACAGATTCTACGACGGTGATCCAACCAGACTTCATCATTCTCTCCATAGCCTGATACCTGAAAATTTGGCCAAGGTAGAAGCCACGGCCGTGCTTTCGCCCCATGCAGGCTATATCTATTCAGGCGGGGTGGCTGGGGAGACCTTTGCCCGAATCAACATCCCTGAGACAGTGATTCTTCTCGGGCCCAATCATCACGGTCAAGGGATGCCTCTTGCTGTGGGAACCCAGGACTGGGACATGCCGCTGGGGCGGGTGCCTCTGGCCAAGGAACTCGCTGAAGCCCTGCTCAATTCCTCTGCCCTTTTCACAGCGGACGACACGGCCCATCGCGATGAACACTCACTGGAGGTCCAGGTCCCCTTTCTCCAATATTTTCAAGAGAACCTCCACATCCTGCCGGTGGTCGTTGCTCAACTCTCTTGGCAACAATGCCAGCAGGCCGCGAACGAGCTTGCCCAGGCTATCCAACGCTTCAACCACCCTACCCTGCTGGTCGCCAGTACGGACATGACCCATTATCTCTCCCGCCAAGAAGCCACAAGGCAGGACCAGCTTGCCCTGGACCGTATCCTGGAGCTTGACGCAGCCGGACTCTATGACACGGTGCTCTCCCACCGCATCTCCATGTGTGGCATCTTCCCCAGCACTATTGCCCTGTTAGCTGCGAGCGCATTAGGGGCCAGGCAAGCCGAGCTTGTCCGCTACACGGATTCCGGGGAGGCCAGCGGCGATACAGAGCAGGTCGTGGGCTATGCCGGGGTGGTTATTCGCTGA
- the tmk gene encoding dTMP kinase, translating to MENGMLVAFEGIDGTGKSTQLQSLANFLKGQGLTVITTYEPTDSKYGRRIRELYKDRSSCTPEEELNLFLEDRRLHVNELIEPELAAGKIILTDRYYYSTAAYQGAAGMDPTEIFARNSFAPVPNLVLLLTMDPEISIARIQEGRGEELNDFEQLDQLRKVADHFAAFADPCIARINAAQPPEQVQEEIRRTVQTRLF from the coding sequence ATGGAAAACGGTATGCTGGTTGCCTTTGAGGGCATTGACGGCACGGGAAAATCAACCCAATTGCAGTCGTTGGCGAATTTCCTCAAGGGGCAAGGCCTCACGGTCATCACCACCTATGAACCCACGGACAGCAAGTACGGTCGTCGGATTAGGGAATTATACAAGGATCGAAGCAGCTGCACCCCGGAAGAAGAGCTCAACCTCTTTCTTGAGGACCGTCGCCTTCATGTAAACGAATTAATTGAACCAGAGCTGGCTGCGGGCAAAATCATCCTCACGGACCGCTATTATTACTCCACAGCTGCCTATCAGGGAGCCGCTGGTATGGATCCTACAGAGATCTTTGCCCGTAACAGCTTTGCCCCGGTACCGAACCTGGTCCTGCTCCTGACCATGGACCCGGAAATCTCCATTGCCCGGATCCAGGAGGGTCGTGGTGAAGAGCTCAATGATTTTGAACAACTCGATCAGCTGCGCAAGGTGGCAGACCATTTTGCCGCCTTTGCTGATCCCTGCATAGCCCGCATCAATGCAGCCCAGCCCCCGGAACAGGTCCAGGAGGAGATCCGCAGGACCGTGCAGACCAGACTCTTCTGA
- a CDS encoding secondary thiamine-phosphate synthase enzyme YjbQ, with amino-acid sequence MKSYHKELWFEVKRRREFVNITQEVEACLAESGIQEGLCLVNAMHITASVFINDDESGLHHDYEVWLEKLAPHAPVSQYRHNGYEDNADAHMKRQVMGREVVVAVTEGKLHFGTWEQIFYGEFDGRRKKRVLVKIIGE; translated from the coding sequence ATGAAAAGCTATCACAAAGAACTCTGGTTTGAGGTCAAGAGACGGCGGGAATTTGTCAATATTACCCAGGAGGTGGAGGCCTGTCTGGCAGAGTCGGGCATTCAGGAGGGGCTCTGTCTGGTCAACGCCATGCATATCACGGCCTCGGTCTTTATCAATGATGACGAGTCCGGTCTCCATCATGACTATGAGGTCTGGTTGGAAAAACTCGCCCCCCATGCCCCGGTCTCCCAGTACCGCCATAATGGCTACGAGGATAATGCCGATGCCCATATGAAGAGGCAGGTCATGGGCCGGGAGGTGGTCGTGGCGGTCACCGAGGGCAAGCTCCACTTCGGGACCTGGGAGCAGATCTTTTATGGCGAGTTTGACGGGCGGCGGAAGAAACGGGTGTTGGTTAAGATCATCGGGGAGTGA